In Candidatus Dormiibacterota bacterium, the genomic window TCGTGGCCATCGTGCTCTCGGTGTTCGGGCGCAGCCGCATGGGGCTCGTCTTCTCCTACGGCGTCGTCGCCACCATCCTGGTCAGCACGCTGATCATCACCGTGCTCGGCACCAAGGAGCGGATCCTGCCGCCGCTGCCGAGGACGGTGCGGACCCGGCCATCGGCGGACGTCCTGCTCTTCGGCGCCTGCGGCCTGGTCGCCGTCGGCGCCATCCTGGCCCTGCTGACCACCACCCTGGCCGGGGGCGCCACGATCGCCGTCGCCGGCCTCGCCACCGCCGCCGTCCTCGGCTCGCTGGTGGTGGGCAGCCGCATCGACGGCCTCCGCCGCCACCTCGCGGCCCTCGCCGATCCCGACTTCCGCTGGTGCTTCCTCACCCGCATGTTCATGAACTTCGGCATCTTCTCGATCGTGCCGTTCATGGACTCGTACTTCGAGAAGGTGGCGGGGTCGAAGAACTCCGGCGCGGCGAGCGCCTACTGGCTGCTCGCGGTGATCGCCGGTGGCGTGGTGCCCGCCATCGTCGGGGGTGCGCTCTCGGACCGAATCGGGCGGCGCAAGCCCTTCGTGTACGTCTCGGGTGCCATCCAGGCGCTGGCCGCATCGGTGGTGATCTTCTCGCTGGTCAGCTCGACGGTCGCCCTCTACGCGGTGGGCCTGCTCTTCGGCATCGGCTACGGCATGTACTACGCGATCGACTGGGCGCTGGCCTGCGACGTGCTGCCGGACAAGGAGAACTCCTCGGGGCGCGACATGGCCATCTGGCACGTGTCGCTCACCCTGCCGCAGGTGATCGCGCCGGCGCTGGCCGCGCTGCTGCTCACCTACCTCAACGGGACCCACCACATCCTGGGCATGACCACCGGGAACAACCTCGGCTTCCGGGTCGTGTTCGGCAGCGCCGCGCTCTGGTTCACCCTCGGCACCGTGTTCGTGAGCCGCATCCGGGGGGTGCGCTGATGGCCGCCCGGCTCACCGTCTCGCCGCCGCCCTCGGAGTTCCCGGTGCGACCCCGCGCCACCCCGGCCGCCCGTGCCGTGCGCCGGCTCTTCCGGGGCGTGGGCAGGGGGCTGTTCGACGTCGAGGTGCGCGGCCTCGAGAACCTCCGGGCCGGCGAGAACCACGTGATCATCGCCAACCACCTCCAGTGGGTCGACGCCTTCGCGGTGGTCTCCGCCCTGCCACCGCAGCCGCGCATCCACGTGTTCGGCGACCTCGTCGGCGTGCCGGTGTGGGCGGTGCGGCTGGTGAAGCGGATCGGCGGTGTCATCCCGATCGACCGCCGCGAGGGCGGCAGCAGCGCCGTGCTCGACCACGCCGAGGCCTGCCTGGTGGCGGGCGGCTCGCTGCTGATCTTCCCCGAGGGCCGCTGCAACCAGGTCGAGGGCGCCGCCGGCGAGTTCCGCAAGGGCTTCGCCCACTTCGCCCTCCACACCGGCACGCCGGTCCTCCCCGTCGGCCTGTCGGGCACCCGCGAGCTCTGGCTGCGCAAGCGGCTGACGGTCGCCGTGGGGGAGCCGATCACGTCCGCGGGACACACCGCCGAGAGCCTGACCGCGGCGGGACGCGATGCGGTCCTCGAGCTCCTCGCCGAGCCCGCCGAGTCGGGCGGACGGCATCTGCTCCAGCGGCGGCTCACCCACCTGTTCTGAGGGATCCGCCATGCCCACGGTGCTCACCCCGTACCTGATGGTCACCGGCGCGGCCGAGGCGATCGACTTCTACCGCCGCTCCTTCGGCGCCGTCGAGACGATGCGGCTCACCGGCGGTGACGGGCACATCGGCCACGCCGAGATGCGCATCGGCGAGGCCGCGTTCATGCTCGCCGACGAGTCCCCCGAGCTGGTGCCGAACATGCGCGGGCCGCGCACCCTGCAGGCCACCACGGTGTCGCTCCACCTCGTCGTGCCCGATGTCGACGCCGTCGTCGGGCGCGCCGTCGAGGCCGGCGCCACCCTGGAGCGGCCGGTCGCCGACCAGGCCTACGGCGAGCGCACCGGGGTGCTCGTCGACCCCTTCGGCCACCGCTGGTTCGTCGCCACCCCGCTGCAGAACGGCGAGCCGCACCCGGCGCCGGACCCCGCGGCGGCGCAAGTCATAAGTTGATATTTATGAACAGGTAGCAAAATATCAATAGACACTGAACCTGGCATTCTGCCAGTCTTGTCAGGGTACGTGGGGTGCTCCGCGCCGTCAGGTCGCGTCGGTGAGCCCCATCCTGTCAGAGGCGCGTTGGCATGCCGGACACGCTCATCCCCACGACCCGGACCGGATCCGTCGCCGAGGATTCCGGCCCGCGACCGGTCATGGTCGCGATCGCGGGTGACAGCGCCGCCGGCAAGACCACCCTCACCGCCGGGCTGATCGAGGCCCTGGGCCGCGACCGGGTCACCGGCGTCTGCGTGGACGACTACCACCGCTACGACCGCGAGGAGCGCAAGTCGCTCCCGTTCACGCCGCTCCATCCCGAGTGCAACTACATCGAGATCATGGAGCAGCACCTCAACCTGCTGGCCACCGGGCAGCCCATCCTCAAGCCCGTCTACGACCACGCCACCGGCACCTTCGGCCGCCAGGAGCGGATCGAGCCCCGGGAGTTCGTGATCATCGAGGGGCTGCTGCCGCTGCACAGGGAGATGGCGCGGGCGTGCTTCGACGTCACCGTCTACCTCGATCCTCCCGAGGACATCCGGCGCCAGTGGAAGGTGCGCCGTGACACCCAGAAGCGCGGCTACTCGCCCGAGCAGGTGCTCGCCGAGCTGGAGCGGCGCGAGCCGGAGTCGGCGGCGTACATCCGCCCCCAGCGGTCGCACGCCGACATCGTGGTGCGCTTCCATCCCGCCGACGGCGCCGACCCCGGCGATTCGCTCAGCG contains:
- a CDS encoding MFS transporter, with translation PPTVATAHAPAAPVAAAPAGRLSLGRLLSINAFWFGNGAHWQPILVSLIPEGAKLLVGKDASDLLVGRATAAGGVFALLVPLIAGWLSDRTRTRWGRRRPWMIAGTAFNVLGLALIALAWTPAVLIIFAVALQAANNVAGAAYSGVIPDVVPEEQRGRASGLLGTMNQLGTVVGVLLVAIVLSVFGRSRMGLVFSYGVVATILVSTLIITVLGTKERILPPLPRTVRTRPSADVLLFGACGLVAVGAILALLTTTLAGGATIAVAGLATAAVLGSLVVGSRIDGLRRHLAALADPDFRWCFLTRMFMNFGIFSIVPFMDSYFEKVAGSKNSGAASAYWLLAVIAGGVVPAIVGGALSDRIGRRKPFVYVSGAIQALAASVVIFSLVSSTVALYAVGLLFGIGYGMYYAIDWALACDVLPDKENSSGRDMAIWHVSLTLPQVIAPALAALLLTYLNGTHHILGMTTGNNLGFRVVFGSAALWFTLGTVFVSRIRGVR
- a CDS encoding lysophospholipid acyltransferase family protein: MAARLTVSPPPSEFPVRPRATPAARAVRRLFRGVGRGLFDVEVRGLENLRAGENHVIIANHLQWVDAFAVVSALPPQPRIHVFGDLVGVPVWAVRLVKRIGGVIPIDRREGGSSAVLDHAEACLVAGGSLLIFPEGRCNQVEGAAGEFRKGFAHFALHTGTPVLPVGLSGTRELWLRKRLTVAVGEPITSAGHTAESLTAAGRDAVLELLAEPAESGGRHLLQRRLTHLF
- a CDS encoding VOC family protein, which gives rise to MPTVLTPYLMVTGAAEAIDFYRRSFGAVETMRLTGGDGHIGHAEMRIGEAAFMLADESPELVPNMRGPRTLQATTVSLHLVVPDVDAVVGRAVEAGATLERPVADQAYGERTGVLVDPFGHRWFVATPLQNGEPHPAPDPAAAQVIS
- a CDS encoding phosphoribulokinase, translated to MPDTLIPTTRTGSVAEDSGPRPVMVAIAGDSAAGKTTLTAGLIEALGRDRVTGVCVDDYHRYDREERKSLPFTPLHPECNYIEIMEQHLNLLATGQPILKPVYDHATGTFGRQERIEPREFVIIEGLLPLHREMARACFDVTVYLDPPEDIRRQWKVRRDTQKRGYSPEQVLAELERREPESAAYIRPQRSHADIVVRFHPADGADPGDSLSATLLLRPTIPHLDLAAVLGDDTRRAVHLSLLRDEDSKPVDALYIDSRAPREMSREVEEHIWSGLKVPGKLPSTLGQIEPGARSEPLALSELILLYHMLQAQSAATSDVARA